One window of Jannaschia sp. CCS1 genomic DNA carries:
- a CDS encoding PDR/VanB family oxidoreductase produces MIPFTVTEKTALTKRISAFTLQPADGARPLGWAAGAHVDVDLGEVGARSYSLISWPGVDTNCYRIAVQREENGTGGSAAMHALSVGATVPISAPKNSFALEDTDDPVALIAGGIGITPLISMATELLQAGRLFVLHYAGRSAEVVAYEPELAQMLGDRLISHFDDTTPLDLPATLAILTDHRLYVCGPRGMIDATRIAAEAADIPGSRVHLELFASPDADGDDAAFEVEISSTGNVYTVPPNVSIIEALEAEGVDLMYDCQRGDCGICQVDVLDGTPDHRDVVLSDAEKQSGKVMQICVSRALSKRLVLDI; encoded by the coding sequence ATGATACCCTTCACAGTCACCGAGAAGACCGCTCTGACAAAGCGCATTTCCGCGTTCACATTGCAACCCGCAGATGGGGCGCGACCGTTGGGCTGGGCCGCGGGGGCCCATGTTGACGTGGATCTGGGGGAGGTGGGGGCGCGGTCTTATTCCCTTATTTCTTGGCCCGGAGTGGATACGAATTGCTACCGGATCGCCGTGCAACGTGAAGAAAACGGCACCGGGGGCAGCGCTGCGATGCATGCGCTTTCGGTTGGTGCGACGGTTCCGATCTCTGCCCCCAAAAACAGTTTCGCACTTGAGGATACAGACGATCCGGTCGCGCTCATTGCGGGCGGCATCGGCATCACGCCGTTGATCTCCATGGCGACAGAATTGCTGCAAGCCGGACGCCTGTTTGTGCTGCATTATGCGGGCCGGTCCGCTGAGGTTGTAGCTTATGAGCCTGAACTGGCGCAGATGTTGGGTGATAGGCTGATCAGCCATTTCGACGATACCACGCCGCTGGATTTGCCCGCGACACTGGCCATCCTGACCGACCATCGCCTCTATGTTTGCGGCCCCCGTGGTATGATTGATGCGACGCGCATTGCCGCCGAGGCCGCCGATATCCCTGGGTCCCGTGTCCATTTGGAGCTGTTCGCCAGCCCGGACGCGGATGGTGACGACGCCGCGTTCGAGGTCGAGATATCATCTACCGGGAATGTCTACACCGTGCCCCCCAACGTCTCCATTATAGAGGCGCTGGAGGCGGAGGGCGTCGATCTTATGTATGATTGCCAGCGTGGCGATTGCGGCATTTGCCAGGTGGATGTGCTGGATGGCACGCCCGATCACCGTGACGTGGTGTTGAGCGATGCGGAAAAGCAAAGCGGCAAGGTCATGCAAATCTGTGTCAGCCGGGCGCTGTCCAAGCGCCTTGTTCTGGATATCTGA
- a CDS encoding cyclase family protein — MSNLESLAADITAGTVRIVDLTHTLDPDFPVIILPPEFGQCARFRMEEISAYDHRGPAWKWHNLTLSEHTGTHFDAPSHWISGRDVPNGSVDEIPVEAFVGPVVVIDCSAGAAADDDFELTPEVIEAWEAEHGVIPIGAWVLMRTDWSKRSGAAYLNMREDGPHSPGPTPDGIRFLVEQRDIRGFGTETVGTDAGQGSHYTPPYPAHYVLHGAGKYGLQCLANLDQLPPTGAVLIAPPLKIKNGTGSPLRVLAMVPNP, encoded by the coding sequence ATGAGCAACCTTGAAAGTTTGGCTGCGGACATCACCGCCGGCACCGTGCGCATCGTCGATCTGACCCACACATTGGACCCAGATTTTCCGGTTATCATCTTGCCGCCGGAATTCGGCCAATGTGCCCGGTTTCGCATGGAAGAGATCAGCGCCTACGACCATCGCGGGCCAGCGTGGAAGTGGCACAACCTGACCTTGTCCGAGCATACGGGCACCCATTTCGACGCGCCGTCGCACTGGATATCTGGCCGTGATGTGCCCAACGGCTCGGTCGATGAAATCCCGGTGGAGGCGTTTGTCGGCCCGGTCGTGGTCATCGATTGCTCGGCGGGCGCTGCGGCAGACGATGATTTTGAGCTGACGCCAGAGGTTATCGAGGCGTGGGAGGCGGAGCACGGGGTGATCCCGATAGGTGCGTGGGTGTTGATGCGCACCGACTGGTCCAAACGATCCGGCGCGGCGTATCTGAACATGCGCGAGGATGGTCCACATTCCCCCGGGCCGACCCCGGATGGCATTCGGTTCCTGGTTGAGCAGCGCGATATTCGAGGCTTTGGCACGGAGACCGTTGGCACAGATGCGGGGCAGGGGTCGCATTACACGCCGCCCTATCCGGCGCATTACGTCCTGCACGGTGCGGGGAAGTACGGGCTTCAGTGCCTCGCAAACCTTGACCAATTGCCGCCCACTGGCGCCGTGCTGATTGCGCCGCCGCTCAAGATCAAGAACGGCACCGGCAGCCCGCTGCGTGTTCTGGCGATGGTGCCAAACCCATAA
- a CDS encoding TRAP transporter small permease, protein MSTLFKRVVQVPTAMAALALFALMVITFTDVMLRSIFNAPIETRADLTRVLMAVTVFSVMPILSARGGQISVDLLDGFFNRFNLARWRNAMVDLACGVMLIRPTQRVWVLAERSRSYGDVMEYLGLSVHYLGWFIAVMIGITALVLILRGLMWAFAPQLVPSDV, encoded by the coding sequence GTGTCCACCCTCTTCAAACGTGTTGTTCAAGTGCCGACCGCAATGGCGGCGCTGGCGCTGTTCGCGCTGATGGTCATCACCTTCACCGACGTGATGTTGCGCTCGATCTTCAACGCCCCGATCGAGACCCGCGCGGACCTGACGCGGGTGCTGATGGCCGTCACTGTCTTCTCGGTGATGCCGATCCTGTCCGCACGTGGGGGGCAGATCAGCGTTGATCTCCTGGATGGATTTTTCAACAGGTTCAACCTGGCGCGCTGGCGGAATGCGATGGTGGACCTGGCCTGCGGGGTGATGTTGATCCGGCCCACGCAGCGCGTCTGGGTCTTGGCCGAACGCAGCAGATCTTACGGGGACGTCATGGAATATCTTGGACTGTCCGTGCATTATCTCGGCTGGTTCATTGCCGTCATGATCGGCATCACCGCCCTTGTCCTCATTTTGCGCGGGCTCATGTGGGCCTTTGCGCCACAACTGGTGCCATCTGATGTTTGA
- a CDS encoding MarR family winged helix-turn-helix transcriptional regulator: MADGPQDSADAGFVDDYLLYLLAAASERASGQFHASVREAGLRVPEWRVLACLYDRDGAMITELANRALMEQSRMTKVIDQMDKRGLVRRTSDQTDKRRVRIELTDKGAGIAHRLVAAAKQHETGVLSKIADTDAARIKPVLKTLLAHLEESKGPD; encoded by the coding sequence ATGGCCGATGGTCCCCAAGATAGCGCAGATGCAGGCTTCGTAGACGACTACCTGTTGTACTTGCTGGCGGCTGCGAGCGAGCGCGCGAGTGGTCAATTCCACGCCTCGGTCCGCGAGGCAGGTCTGCGTGTGCCGGAATGGCGCGTGCTGGCGTGTCTCTATGACCGCGACGGCGCGATGATCACCGAACTGGCAAACCGTGCGTTGATGGAACAGTCCCGGATGACGAAGGTCATTGATCAGATGGACAAGCGCGGTCTAGTGCGGCGCACATCGGATCAGACGGACAAACGGCGGGTGCGGATCGAGTTGACCGACAAGGGTGCAGGAATAGCCCACCGCCTGGTGGCCGCGGCGAAACAGCATGAAACCGGAGTTCTCTCAAAAATCGCAGACACGGACGCGGCACGGATCAAGCCCGTTCTCAAAACGCTGCTGGCCCATCTGGAAGAGAGCAAAGGGCCAGACTAG
- a CDS encoding TRAP transporter substrate-binding protein: MNFSRGWACAALVSVALTAPALAQDTTLRISTWLPPTHGINTNIFGGLIEMIEDATDGAVTGELVSGLAPPPAQMDLVLDGAADMAIIFHGYQPGRFVGTQLIELPGYTGSAEAASVAYWRAHEAHLAALDEHRGVIVVALNTHGPGQLHLREPAYALADLDGLRTRIGGGVAGNVGSAIGLVGVNVPAPQVYETLESGAADAVAMNVGERIGFRLNEVAPALYEMPGGFYRGSFAIIMSQETFDGLPEDVQTALAEQVLGEPASRMAGAAWDLSDQLAYEAMGDGTTSVEASAEDQAAFAEIAATVREGVLAELSEAGVDAEAAYQLVVDAMAEVSAE, translated from the coding sequence ATGAATTTTTCCAGAGGATGGGCCTGTGCCGCCCTCGTCAGCGTCGCGCTGACCGCCCCCGCTTTGGCTCAGGACACGACCCTGCGCATTTCGACCTGGCTGCCACCCACCCACGGCATCAACACCAATATCTTCGGCGGCCTGATCGAGATGATCGAAGATGCCACCGATGGGGCCGTCACTGGTGAGTTGGTGTCCGGTCTCGCCCCGCCGCCTGCACAGATGGACTTGGTGCTGGATGGCGCGGCCGACATGGCCATCATCTTCCACGGCTATCAACCCGGCCGTTTCGTCGGCACGCAGTTGATCGAGTTGCCCGGCTACACCGGCAGCGCAGAGGCGGCGTCCGTCGCTTACTGGCGCGCCCATGAGGCGCATCTGGCCGCTCTGGATGAGCACCGAGGCGTGATCGTCGTCGCGTTGAACACCCACGGCCCGGGTCAGTTGCACCTTCGCGAACCTGCCTATGCGTTGGCTGACCTGGACGGTCTTCGTACCCGCATCGGCGGGGGCGTGGCTGGCAACGTTGGCTCTGCCATCGGGCTGGTGGGCGTGAACGTCCCTGCCCCGCAGGTCTATGAAACCCTTGAGTCCGGTGCCGCAGATGCCGTGGCGATGAACGTGGGCGAGCGCATCGGCTTTCGCCTGAATGAAGTCGCCCCTGCCCTCTACGAAATGCCCGGTGGCTTCTATCGCGGCTCCTTCGCCATCATCATGAGCCAGGAAACCTTTGACGGCCTGCCTGAGGATGTCCAAACCGCCCTGGCCGAGCAGGTCCTGGGTGAGCCTGCCAGCCGCATGGCCGGTGCCGCGTGGGATCTGTCCGATCAACTGGCCTATGAGGCCATGGGGGACGGCACCACCTCCGTGGAAGCCAGCGCCGAAGATCAGGCCGCTTTCGCGGAGATCGCCGCAACGGTGCGCGAAGGCGTGCTGGCTGAGCTGTCCGAAGCCGGGGTCGATGCCGAGGCCGCGTATCAGCTGGTCGTCGATGCAATGGCAGAAGTGTCTGCCGAATAA
- a CDS encoding TRAP transporter large permease, translating into MFEGLIGFVAVLALVLLRLPIAFAMGFVGMIGFMIDSNFRASISMVARLIIDTSQNYGLSVVPLFILMGLFVNKAGISRELYAASNAFLGHLRGGLAMATIVACGGFAAISGSSLATAATMSKVAMPEMRRHGYADGLATASIAAGGTLGILIPPSVILVIYGLLTETSIGQLFIAGIIPGALGIVFYLGAVRFSVWRKPESGPAGPRTPLPARLKSLREVWAVLLLFFLVIGGLYGVFDVAPLNLTFSPTEAAGMGAMGAFLIALARRRLSFADTVEVLVETSKTTASLFAVLIGAWIFSNFVNVAGLPQGLSELVTTYNLAPWAVMALIMLIYIVLGCVFESLSMLLLTVPIFFPVVTGLGFDPVWFGIVVVVVVEISLITPPVGLNVFVLKGVVGDVSTGTIFRAVTPFWMADIVRLLLLLALPGLVLFLPSQM; encoded by the coding sequence ATGTTTGAGGGTCTGATCGGGTTCGTGGCCGTCCTGGCGCTTGTCTTGCTACGCCTGCCAATCGCCTTCGCGATGGGGTTCGTCGGCATGATAGGCTTCATGATCGACAGCAATTTCCGCGCCTCCATCTCCATGGTCGCGCGGCTGATCATCGACACCAGCCAGAATTATGGCCTGTCGGTCGTGCCGCTGTTCATCCTGATGGGTCTGTTCGTCAACAAGGCGGGCATCAGCCGAGAGCTTTATGCCGCCTCCAATGCCTTCCTTGGCCATTTGCGTGGCGGGCTGGCAATGGCAACAATCGTGGCCTGTGGCGGGTTTGCTGCCATCTCGGGCTCCTCTCTCGCCACGGCCGCCACGATGTCCAAAGTCGCAATGCCCGAGATGCGCCGCCACGGCTATGCCGATGGGCTGGCCACGGCCTCCATCGCGGCAGGTGGCACGCTCGGCATCCTGATCCCGCCCTCTGTGATCCTTGTCATCTATGGCCTGCTGACCGAGACCTCCATCGGCCAGCTGTTCATTGCGGGGATCATCCCCGGGGCGCTTGGCATCGTTTTCTACCTCGGCGCGGTCAGGTTTTCCGTTTGGCGCAAGCCGGAAAGTGGCCCCGCTGGCCCCAGAACACCGCTGCCCGCGCGCTTGAAAAGCCTGCGAGAGGTTTGGGCGGTCCTGTTGCTTTTCTTCCTCGTTATCGGCGGGCTTTACGGCGTGTTCGACGTGGCGCCGCTGAACCTGACCTTCTCCCCCACGGAAGCCGCCGGAATGGGCGCCATGGGCGCGTTCCTGATCGCGCTCGCGCGGCGCCGCCTGTCTTTCGCGGACACGGTTGAGGTATTGGTCGAAACCTCAAAGACAACCGCATCACTCTTCGCGGTCCTGATCGGCGCTTGGATTTTCTCAAACTTCGTCAACGTCGCGGGCCTGCCGCAGGGCCTGTCCGAATTGGTGACAACCTACAACCTCGCCCCCTGGGCCGTCATGGCACTCATCATGCTGATCTACATCGTCCTGGGCTGCGTGTTCGAGAGCCTTTCGATGCTGCTGCTGACGGTGCCGATCTTCTTCCCGGTCGTCACAGGCCTGGGGTTCGATCCGGTCTGGTTCGGCATCGTCGTCGTCGTGGTGGTGGAGATCAGCCTGATCACCCCACCTGTGGGCCTGAACGTTTTCGTGTTGAAAGGCGTGGTGGGCGACGTGTCCACCGGCACCATCTTCAGGGCGGTCACACCGTTCTGGATGGCTGATATCGTGCGACTGCTGCTTTTGCTGGCGCTGCCTGGCCTGGTTCTGTTCCTGCCAAGCCAGATGTAG